In the Bifidobacterium catenulatum PV20-2 genome, one interval contains:
- the nrdG gene encoding anaerobic ribonucleoside-triphosphate reductase activating protein, with the protein MISSANPAIQRRDFAADETNRGPFIPTTRSNNPKAGQWTNRMSRNMIADYKRFLMTDGEGIRCSLYVSGCPFHCEECYNTSIWDFQAGHEYNDKLEAQIMDDLSQSYVQGITFLGGEPLLNTGVLLPLARKIRERFGNAKDIWCWTGYTWEELMREGESPDKRELLELIDILVDGRYIKELRDSLLQFRGSSNQRIIDVPKSLESGQVVIWPKLHDQTRFIPEIYGKDRSAGEGGAS; encoded by the coding sequence ATGATCAGCAGCGCGAATCCAGCAATTCAACGTCGTGACTTTGCAGCGGACGAAACCAATCGCGGGCCTTTCATCCCCACAACTCGTTCCAACAATCCCAAAGCAGGGCAATGGACCAATCGCATGAGCCGCAATATGATTGCCGACTACAAACGGTTCCTCATGACCGATGGAGAAGGCATCCGATGCTCGCTGTACGTGTCCGGCTGCCCGTTCCATTGCGAGGAATGCTACAACACGTCAATCTGGGATTTCCAAGCCGGCCACGAATATAACGACAAGCTCGAAGCGCAAATCATGGATGACTTAAGCCAATCGTATGTGCAAGGCATCACCTTCCTCGGAGGCGAACCATTGCTCAATACGGGCGTGCTGTTGCCCCTCGCGCGCAAAATCCGCGAACGGTTCGGTAATGCCAAAGACATTTGGTGCTGGACCGGCTATACGTGGGAAGAGCTCATGCGCGAAGGCGAAAGCCCCGACAAGCGCGAACTGCTCGAACTGATCGACATTCTAGTGGACGGCCGTTATATCAAAGAATTACGTGATTCCCTGCTGCAATTCCGCGGAAGCAGCAACCAACGCATCATCGACGTGCCGAAATCACTGGAAAGCGGACAAGTGGTGATTTGGCCGAAATTGCATGATCAAACACGATTCATTCCCGAAATATATGGCAAAGACCGTTCTGCGGGGGAAGGCGGCGCATCTTGA
- a CDS encoding DsbA family protein, with amino-acid sequence MFQRTKSDKKKQRFALLITACIIAALIIVAFVGFFLQGTVEKHRDDVGGAYDLLQNVESKPSNATKQGGLASFVGSEEQAPTVEIYLDPLCPACGQVDRILNDTLEKMYEEGQIKIEIHPLNFLDGKSTDTYSSRVSSAIAYISEHDPEHIIKFIAKIYDESNQPSEVNYAPVPDKEIIQWAKEAGVPSSIAKKSVDGRYVRWVTYATNYTITRDDLIAVGKEGFATPLIRIDGNIWSMDGLSLDDLSNDFVHELTSKKSEIGNSIRN; translated from the coding sequence ATGTTCCAAAGAACCAAGTCAGATAAGAAGAAGCAGCGGTTTGCGTTGCTCATCACTGCGTGCATTATCGCAGCTCTAATTATTGTTGCGTTTGTGGGGTTTTTCCTCCAGGGGACAGTGGAAAAGCATCGTGATGATGTTGGCGGAGCTTACGATTTGTTGCAAAATGTCGAAAGTAAGCCTTCAAATGCCACGAAGCAAGGTGGTTTGGCGTCTTTCGTAGGCTCAGAGGAGCAAGCTCCCACGGTGGAGATCTATTTGGATCCTTTGTGCCCGGCATGTGGGCAGGTTGATCGAATTCTTAACGATACGCTCGAAAAAATGTATGAAGAAGGGCAAATCAAAATAGAAATTCATCCTCTGAACTTTTTGGATGGAAAATCGACGGACACCTACTCGAGTAGAGTGTCGAGCGCTATTGCTTATATTTCGGAACATGATCCCGAACATATTATCAAGTTTATTGCGAAAATATATGATGAAAGCAATCAACCATCAGAAGTAAATTACGCACCAGTTCCAGATAAAGAAATAATTCAATGGGCGAAAGAGGCCGGTGTGCCTTCCTCGATAGCGAAGAAGAGTGTTGATGGACGGTATGTTCGATGGGTGACGTACGCTACGAATTACACAATCACGAGAGATGATTTGATTGCTGTTGGCAAGGAAGGATTCGCAACTCCTCTGATACGTATCGATGGCAACATATGGTCCATGGATGGTCTTTCGCTTGATGATTTATCGAATGATTTCGTGCATGAATTAACGTCGAAAAAGAGTGAAATCGGGAACTCAATCAGGAATTAG
- a CDS encoding LuxR C-terminal-related transcriptional regulator — translation MYVGKRIRIGIVDNDKLTLGVMKLMVERILPLADVCWTASDGATAVRKGLDPKTQLDVLLVDMSLEGMSGCDVCRCIRVETARIALVGMTAFSLERYGASALENGADCLVDKADVRGLCQTLCELANGRRPNAEYVSSENAQESHERLLNEGWKEGVCEAFSQREREVMQLCVLCFTSKEISAKLGIGEPTVKTYVRRVMRKLGAKNRTQAVIRWMEMDGREN, via the coding sequence ATGTATGTAGGTAAGCGAATACGAATCGGCATCGTGGATAATGACAAACTCACGCTTGGCGTCATGAAGCTGATGGTCGAACGGATTCTTCCGCTGGCGGATGTGTGCTGGACTGCGTCTGATGGTGCGACGGCGGTACGAAAGGGTCTTGATCCAAAAACGCAACTTGATGTGTTACTGGTGGATATGTCTTTGGAGGGGATGAGTGGTTGTGATGTTTGCCGCTGTATTCGCGTGGAAACCGCTCGCATCGCGCTGGTGGGCATGACGGCTTTCTCTCTGGAACGCTACGGCGCGTCCGCGTTGGAAAACGGAGCGGATTGCCTTGTTGACAAGGCGGATGTGAGAGGCCTTTGCCAGACTTTGTGTGAACTTGCGAACGGTCGGCGTCCGAATGCTGAATATGTGTCTTCTGAAAATGCGCAGGAGTCACATGAAAGACTGCTGAATGAAGGGTGGAAAGAGGGTGTTTGCGAGGCGTTTTCGCAGCGGGAGAGGGAAGTGATGCAGCTGTGCGTTTTGTGTTTCACCTCAAAAGAAATTAGTGCCAAGCTTGGTATTGGGGAGCCTACTGTGAAAACGTACGTCCGAAGAGTCATGAGGAAATTGGGCGCTAAGAACAGAACGCAGGCGGTGATTCGATGGATGGAAATGGATGGGCGTGAAAACTGA
- a CDS encoding histidine kinase, translating into MGVKTDKLKSLASWCVNHVQYLLIVVCVAMTVAETLIFPPVGAATTLFVCVHVLSLVLMPWRPRVCCNIVLLTFVACCFIPDDGGPSLLWGTWLALGYVGMRITSWWGVLYPLAVSTVRMWRFNADGVPLNEYVMLIFVMFFAFFIGKSLAWKEFVDQARRNELKYEKLSQHIEYLRREHMLAGRIHDSIAGNLTYMAIVLDGFMLDAENPSDKHEMRKLRTLVVETLHEVRDVVDMMHGSDRQESKQDEHAYLAELRGIGGQGDAFLRELGFHGQTKIEIDNLNNLDGNYVREILSLVHELYTNIAVHGSPEGTYYIAVGVHDDNWVHVDSVNDVSLRSLFPDKPLSKKGLALRKRWIESVGGFVRTSSEGDTWHFHACFPVAMAGDVLKFAGGQQ; encoded by the coding sequence ATGGGCGTGAAAACTGACAAGCTGAAGTCGTTGGCGTCGTGGTGCGTTAATCATGTTCAATACTTGCTGATAGTGGTTTGCGTTGCCATGACTGTTGCGGAAACGTTGATATTCCCTCCCGTAGGTGCGGCGACAACTTTGTTCGTGTGCGTGCATGTGTTGTCTCTTGTATTGATGCCATGGAGACCCCGTGTGTGCTGCAATATTGTGCTTTTGACTTTTGTGGCATGCTGTTTCATTCCTGATGATGGCGGACCCAGTCTTTTGTGGGGGACTTGGCTGGCTTTGGGATATGTGGGAATGCGGATCACATCGTGGTGGGGCGTGCTGTATCCGTTGGCGGTGTCGACGGTTCGAATGTGGCGGTTTAATGCTGACGGTGTGCCGTTGAACGAGTACGTCATGCTGATTTTTGTTATGTTTTTCGCATTTTTTATTGGAAAATCACTCGCGTGGAAAGAATTTGTTGATCAGGCTCGGCGAAATGAACTGAAATATGAGAAGCTCAGCCAGCATATTGAATATTTGCGTAGGGAACATATGTTGGCTGGTCGAATTCATGATTCAATCGCAGGTAATTTGACATATATGGCGATTGTGCTGGATGGATTTATGTTGGATGCTGAGAATCCGTCCGACAAACATGAGATGAGAAAGTTGCGAACGCTTGTTGTTGAAACCTTGCATGAGGTGCGGGATGTTGTTGACATGATGCATGGCAGCGATCGGCAAGAGTCTAAACAGGATGAACACGCTTACCTTGCTGAATTACGGGGTATCGGCGGACAGGGGGATGCTTTTTTACGAGAACTTGGATTTCATGGGCAGACGAAAATAGAGATAGATAATTTGAATAATCTTGACGGTAATTATGTTCGAGAGATTCTTTCTTTAGTTCATGAATTGTATACAAATATTGCCGTGCATGGGAGTCCTGAGGGCACGTACTACATTGCTGTTGGTGTGCATGATGATAATTGGGTTCATGTGGATTCGGTGAATGATGTTTCATTACGAAGTTTGTTTCCTGATAAGCCGTTGTCGAAAAAGGGTTTGGCTTTGCGTAAGCGTTGGATTGAATCTGTAGGAGGATTTGTTCGAACGTCTTCCGAGGGGGATACGTGGCATTTTCATGCCTGTTTCCCTGTCGCAATGGCGGGTGATGTGTTGAAATTTGCTGGTGGGCAGCAATGA
- a CDS encoding glutamate-cysteine ligase family protein has protein sequence MTTPRISYAHLLTEPNPKHVESLVKFFESGCQERGTGGFGVEIEHLPVHNSDDTAVNYYEENGIEALLNRIRPYYDESKEYWENGRLVGLGREGISVSLEPGGQLECSLGILHKPEDLRTIYGAFRREVDPVLDDLGFRLVNYGYQPKSGYADIPVNPKDRYKAMTAYLGRVGQFGPCMMRCSASTQVSIDYVSEQDAISKLRLGTVVGPILAWFFRNTPYFEGQENPYPLLRQRMWDYLDLQRTNVIPGLFDPRFGWEDYAVDVLSTPMMFADLTHTPEALETPGTDLHHPAFYENANDVYPDRELNAYEINHVISTHFNDVRLKNFIEFRHWDSLPIARAERLTEIIGSLFYDPTNRERLESYFDGIREEDVLEAKANLQARGHQAAPYGNSLEFWQEFLGLEGVLADEPGDPKHPDVFQK, from the coding sequence ATGACAACGCCACGAATTTCTTATGCACACCTGCTTACCGAGCCGAATCCGAAGCATGTGGAAAGTCTGGTCAAGTTCTTCGAATCAGGCTGCCAAGAACGCGGAACCGGCGGTTTCGGTGTGGAAATCGAGCATCTGCCGGTACATAACAGCGATGATACCGCCGTGAACTATTACGAGGAGAACGGCATCGAGGCGTTACTGAACCGTATTCGCCCGTATTACGACGAAAGCAAGGAATACTGGGAGAACGGCAGGCTTGTTGGCCTTGGCCGCGAAGGTATTTCCGTGTCGCTTGAGCCGGGCGGTCAGCTGGAATGCTCGCTGGGCATTCTGCACAAGCCGGAAGATCTGCGCACGATTTACGGAGCGTTCCGCCGCGAAGTCGATCCTGTGCTTGACGATCTCGGCTTTCGCTTGGTCAATTACGGGTATCAGCCGAAGTCCGGCTATGCCGACATTCCCGTCAATCCGAAGGACCGTTACAAGGCGATGACCGCGTATTTGGGGCGCGTCGGCCAGTTCGGTCCGTGCATGATGCGTTGCTCCGCTTCGACGCAGGTCAGCATCGACTATGTTTCCGAACAGGATGCGATTTCTAAACTGCGTTTGGGCACGGTGGTCGGCCCGATTCTCGCCTGGTTCTTCCGTAACACCCCGTATTTCGAGGGGCAGGAGAACCCGTATCCGTTGCTGCGCCAACGCATGTGGGATTATTTGGATTTGCAGCGCACGAACGTTATTCCGGGATTGTTTGACCCTCGCTTCGGTTGGGAGGATTATGCGGTTGACGTGTTGAGCACGCCGATGATGTTCGCTGATCTGACGCACACTCCGGAAGCGTTGGAAACTCCCGGAACTGATCTGCATCATCCTGCATTCTATGAGAATGCTAACGACGTGTATCCTGATCGAGAACTCAACGCATATGAGATCAATCATGTGATTTCCACGCATTTCAATGATGTCCGTCTGAAGAACTTCATTGAATTCCGTCACTGGGATTCACTGCCGATAGCGCGTGCGGAACGACTGACGGAAATCATCGGATCGCTGTTCTATGATCCAACGAACCGTGAGCGTCTCGAATCGTATTTCGATGGCATTCGCGAGGAAGACGTGCTTGAGGCGAAGGCGAACCTGCAGGCGCGTGGACATCAGGCCGCTCCGTATGGCAATTCGCTGGAATTCTGGCAGGAATTCTTAGGGCTCGAAGGTGTGCTTGCCGACGAGCCCGGCGATCCAAAGCATCCTGACGTGTTCCAGAAGTAA
- a CDS encoding TetR/AcrR family transcriptional regulator: MHRRTESKPKKRMSAEDRKKAILETTVSFISQFGFWGFTIRDVAQAQNITEAGLLYYFKSKEQLLEETLKYADRTNQIAIAEHLGVDGVTGEVLQDGIAYHCDLGLKAISTGTVETNAIRPEMVRLYTLLESEALSKDHPVHEYFEQREINLLKEYTFAAERDGVADPERTALQVLSAMEGLQLRWLNGSHDVDFVGEWKAMIDLLIP, from the coding sequence ATGCATCGCCGCACCGAAAGCAAACCCAAAAAACGAATGAGTGCAGAAGACCGTAAGAAAGCGATTCTCGAAACCACGGTATCCTTCATCTCACAATTCGGTTTCTGGGGCTTCACCATTCGTGACGTGGCACAAGCTCAGAACATCACCGAAGCAGGCCTCCTTTACTACTTCAAATCCAAAGAACAACTCCTTGAAGAAACCCTCAAATACGCCGATCGCACCAACCAGATCGCCATTGCAGAGCATCTTGGCGTCGACGGCGTGACCGGCGAAGTCCTGCAAGACGGCATCGCATACCATTGCGATCTTGGTCTTAAAGCCATCTCCACAGGCACCGTGGAAACCAACGCCATCCGCCCCGAAATGGTTCGTCTTTACACCCTGCTCGAAAGCGAGGCCTTAAGCAAAGACCATCCGGTGCACGAGTATTTCGAACAGCGCGAAATCAATCTGCTGAAGGAATACACGTTCGCAGCCGAGCGAGATGGCGTTGCCGATCCGGAACGCACCGCACTGCAGGTACTGTCCGCCATGGAAGGACTGCAATTGCGCTGGCTCAACGGATCACACGATGTCGATTTCGTTGGGGAATGGAAGGCCATGATCGACCTTCTCATTCCCTAA
- a CDS encoding beta-galactosidase, which yields MSRYEADHILFGAAYYDEYLMMKGIDRVDEDMRMMKEAGLNVIRIAESTWSTCEPQPGVFDFTYVDRALDAAQRAGIDVIVGTPTYAVPSWLVKLDPSVLAVTPNGEGKYGARQIMDIVNATYRFYGERVIRKLISHVADHPAVIGYQVDNETKYYDSVSNDMQRLFIKYLYEKFDGNLNELNHHFGLDYWSNRINSWEDFPDVTATINESLGGEFDKFRRDQVRAFLQWQSDIVREYAHDDQFITHNFDFEWRGYSFGVQPAVDHFKAATAVDITGVDIYHPTEDDLTGKEIAFGGDMTRSTKDGKNFLVLETEAQGQHGWVPFPGQLRLQAYSHLASGADMVEYWHWHSIHNSFETYWKGLLSHDLEPNPTYREAGVFGHEVGKPEVGERLVHLKKQNKAAIMVSNESLTALDWFLIEAGFPFGGNLKYNDVVRNVYDALFELNVECDFVPSDAPAERLAKYEMIVTPALYCASQETTDRLRAFVENGGHLVSTMRSFVSDDEVTVWSDRAPHNLTDVFGMTYNQFTRPNGHVSVEFAGALAETASTDAQALIELLNADADTEVLASYGHYAWKDYAAVTRHAFGKGDAEWVATLLNADSIRAVMREAVEHASVAGAGTALAGQIAVRQGVNARGENVTYLLNYSADEVTVASPVAGKVVVAPVAIATDGNVDEAATAEVALKEGAAVKQGDPLTIGRWNVAVIAG from the coding sequence ATGAGTCGTTACGAGGCGGATCACATTCTTTTCGGTGCCGCATATTACGACGAGTACCTCATGATGAAAGGCATCGACCGCGTCGATGAAGACATGAGGATGATGAAGGAAGCGGGACTGAACGTCATTCGCATCGCCGAATCCACGTGGAGTACCTGCGAACCGCAGCCGGGAGTATTCGACTTCACTTACGTTGACCGCGCACTCGACGCAGCACAGCGCGCGGGCATCGACGTCATCGTAGGCACCCCGACCTACGCAGTGCCGAGCTGGCTCGTCAAGCTTGACCCGAGCGTGCTCGCAGTCACCCCGAACGGTGAAGGCAAGTATGGCGCACGCCAGATCATGGACATCGTCAATGCCACCTACCGTTTCTACGGTGAACGCGTGATCCGCAAGCTGATCTCCCACGTTGCCGACCATCCGGCAGTGATCGGCTACCAGGTCGATAACGAAACCAAGTACTACGATTCCGTGTCCAACGACATGCAGCGCCTGTTCATCAAGTATCTGTATGAGAAGTTCGATGGCAATCTGAACGAGCTGAACCATCACTTCGGTCTTGACTACTGGTCGAACCGCATCAATTCCTGGGAGGACTTCCCGGATGTGACCGCCACGATTAACGAGTCCCTCGGCGGCGAATTCGACAAGTTCCGTCGCGATCAGGTGCGTGCCTTCCTGCAGTGGCAGTCCGATATTGTGCGCGAATACGCTCATGACGACCAGTTCATCACCCACAATTTCGATTTCGAATGGCGTGGCTATTCCTTCGGCGTGCAGCCGGCCGTCGACCACTTCAAGGCCGCAACCGCAGTGGACATCACCGGCGTTGACATCTACCACCCGACCGAAGACGATCTGACCGGTAAGGAAATCGCATTCGGCGGCGATATGACCCGTTCCACCAAGGACGGCAAGAACTTCCTCGTGCTCGAAACCGAAGCGCAGGGTCAGCATGGCTGGGTTCCGTTCCCGGGACAGCTCCGTCTGCAGGCCTACTCGCACTTGGCCTCCGGCGCTGACATGGTGGAATACTGGCATTGGCATTCCATCCACAATTCGTTCGAAACCTACTGGAAGGGTCTGCTGAGTCACGACCTCGAACCGAACCCGACCTACCGCGAGGCAGGCGTGTTCGGACACGAAGTCGGCAAGCCGGAAGTGGGGGAGCGCCTCGTTCACCTGAAGAAGCAGAACAAGGCGGCCATCATGGTCAGCAACGAGTCGCTTACCGCGCTCGACTGGTTCCTCATCGAAGCAGGCTTCCCGTTCGGCGGCAACCTCAAGTACAACGACGTGGTACGCAACGTGTATGACGCGCTGTTCGAGCTCAACGTCGAATGCGATTTCGTGCCGTCCGACGCTCCGGCCGAACGCCTCGCCAAGTACGAGATGATCGTGACCCCGGCACTCTACTGCGCATCCCAAGAAACCACGGATCGTCTGCGCGCGTTCGTTGAGAACGGCGGTCACTTGGTCTCCACCATGCGTTCCTTTGTGTCCGACGATGAAGTGACCGTGTGGTCCGACCGTGCTCCGCACAATCTCACCGACGTGTTCGGTATGACCTACAACCAGTTCACCCGCCCGAACGGTCATGTTTCCGTGGAATTCGCAGGTGCGCTCGCCGAAACCGCGTCCACTGACGCCCAAGCGCTGATCGAACTGCTGAACGCCGACGCCGATACCGAGGTGCTCGCATCCTACGGTCACTACGCTTGGAAGGATTACGCCGCAGTCACACGTCACGCGTTCGGCAAGGGCGACGCCGAGTGGGTCGCCACCCTGCTTAACGCCGATTCCATTCGTGCGGTCATGCGCGAAGCTGTGGAGCATGCCAGTGTCGCCGGTGCCGGAACCGCGCTCGCAGGTCAGATTGCAGTTCGTCAGGGCGTAAACGCTCGCGGCGAGAACGTGACCTATTTGCTCAACTATTCGGCTGATGAGGTTACTGTTGCAAGCCCGGTCGCAGGTAAAGTGGTGGTTGCCCCGGTTGCCATCGCCACTGACGGCAACGTCGATGAGGCTGCAACTGCTGAAGTCGCGCTGAAGGAAGGTGCTGCTGTCAAGCAGGGCGATCCGCTGACGATCGGCCGCTGGAATGTTGCGGTGATCGCCGGCTGA
- a CDS encoding TetR/AcrR family transcriptional regulator, giving the protein MGNEGKKRVRKSPEERKKEIIAAASRLIGEKGYYGTSLKDIADAIGMSQPGLLHYIGNKERLLSLLVTDNYDQEGTPADFAKSGLPGSDPEGMLFPAYLRFLVRYNASRRSLLQLYMVLETESFSEDHPLHDYFENRPKYVWEHYSSFTWKLPPEIGGWENMRAYVRQSLEAMDGIQLRWLRQPPIDFYDEWLVFEKMIFPSPIWDGYR; this is encoded by the coding sequence ATGGGTAATGAGGGGAAGAAGCGCGTTCGGAAATCGCCTGAGGAACGTAAGAAGGAAATCATAGCTGCGGCGAGCCGTCTTATCGGGGAAAAGGGGTATTACGGTACATCGTTGAAAGATATTGCTGATGCGATTGGCATGAGCCAGCCTGGATTGCTGCATTACATCGGCAACAAGGAACGGTTGCTGTCGCTGTTGGTCACCGACAATTACGATCAGGAGGGTACTCCTGCTGATTTTGCGAAGTCGGGACTACCCGGCAGTGATCCGGAAGGCATGCTATTCCCCGCCTACTTGCGATTCTTGGTTCGCTACAATGCGAGCCGACGCAGCTTGTTGCAGCTATACATGGTGTTGGAAACCGAGTCGTTCAGCGAGGATCATCCGTTGCATGACTATTTCGAGAATCGACCGAAATACGTGTGGGAGCATTATTCGAGTTTTACTTGGAAGCTGCCGCCTGAAATTGGTGGTTGGGAGAATATGCGGGCATACGTGAGGCAAAGTTTGGAGGCAATGGACGGCATTCAGTTGCGTTGGCTCCGCCAGCCGCCCATTGACTTCTACGACGAATGGCTTGTCTTCGAAAAGATGATTTTCCCCTCGCCCATCTGGGACGGCTACCGCTAA
- a CDS encoding MFS transporter encodes MSEAIASKEERLARYNANIAAADKDPQLSPETGKPLSKVNTIRFGAGFLLFGVLWMSGLGIVSAVLLPMHYKTIEGADPDALVGIVNAFTAVASLVANLMFGNFSDRSRSRFGRRTPWIVFGAVLGGVTLFLTGTTHNAVMLTIFYCACMFGLNCMIAPLVAVLSDRVPSGIRGTMSAFYGAGSTIGAPIGTMIGAFFIENLTVGFAVAGVLMFLGGIVAVIILPKEQSADFLTKEEGSFKDVLASFRPPKFAGAHDFYKAFAGRFCMIMSYQMINVYQLYIIQNYIGQSVKESAVTVSVVSMIMMVMSLVGSFISGPVSDIIGRRKVPVVVASVLFAIGIAMPWLIPSTLGMYLFAGIAGLGYAVYSAVDQALLVDVLPNKEEAGKDLGILNMGTTLGQMCGPVIMSTIVVGLGYNFAFPTAIALAIIGCFFIMAIKKVK; translated from the coding sequence ATGAGTGAAGCAATCGCAAGCAAAGAGGAACGTTTGGCGCGTTATAACGCCAATATCGCCGCTGCAGACAAGGATCCGCAGTTGTCTCCTGAAACCGGCAAGCCACTGAGCAAGGTCAACACCATTCGTTTCGGCGCAGGCTTCCTGCTGTTCGGCGTGCTGTGGATGTCGGGCCTCGGCATCGTCTCCGCCGTGCTGCTGCCGATGCACTACAAGACCATCGAAGGCGCCGATCCGGACGCTCTCGTTGGTATCGTCAATGCGTTCACCGCAGTGGCGTCCCTGGTTGCCAACCTGATGTTCGGCAACTTCTCCGATCGTTCCCGATCCAGGTTCGGTCGTCGTACTCCGTGGATCGTTTTCGGTGCGGTGCTCGGTGGCGTCACCCTGTTCCTGACCGGCACCACGCATAACGCGGTGATGCTCACCATCTTCTACTGCGCCTGCATGTTCGGCCTCAACTGCATGATCGCCCCGCTGGTCGCCGTGCTGTCTGACCGTGTGCCTTCCGGCATCCGTGGCACCATGTCAGCCTTCTATGGTGCAGGCTCCACCATCGGTGCTCCGATCGGTACCATGATCGGTGCGTTTTTCATCGAGAACCTGACTGTCGGCTTCGCCGTCGCAGGCGTGCTCATGTTTCTCGGCGGTATCGTTGCAGTGATCATTCTGCCGAAGGAACAGTCTGCTGACTTCCTGACAAAGGAAGAAGGCTCTTTCAAGGACGTCCTCGCATCCTTCCGTCCGCCGAAGTTCGCTGGCGCCCACGACTTCTACAAGGCTTTCGCCGGCCGTTTCTGCATGATCATGAGCTACCAGATGATCAACGTCTACCAGCTCTACATCATCCAGAACTACATCGGCCAGTCCGTTAAGGAATCAGCCGTCACCGTGTCCGTCGTCTCCATGATCATGATGGTCATGTCTCTGGTCGGCTCCTTCATCTCCGGCCCGGTTTCTGATATCATCGGCCGTCGTAAGGTCCCGGTTGTCGTAGCTTCTGTGCTCTTCGCTATCGGTATCGCCATGCCGTGGCTGATCCCGTCCACTCTGGGCATGTATCTGTTCGCGGGCATCGCTGGCCTCGGCTACGCCGTCTACTCCGCAGTCGATCAGGCTCTGCTCGTCGACGTGCTGCCGAACAAGGAAGAAGCTGGCAAGGATTTGGGCATTCTGAACATGGGTACCACCCTTGGTCAGATGTGTGGCCCGGTCATCATGTCCACCATCGTGGTGGGCCTCGGCTACAACTTCGCCTTCCCGACCGCCATTGCCCTTGCCATCATCGGCTGCTTTTTCATCATGGCCATCAAGAAGGTCAAGTAA